A stretch of the Papaver somniferum cultivar HN1 chromosome 6, ASM357369v1, whole genome shotgun sequence genome encodes the following:
- the LOC113290019 gene encoding ADP-ribosylation factor 2-like, whose translation MGVTFTKLFSQLFAKKNIRILMVGLDAAGKTTILYKLRLGEIVSTIPTIGFNVENVEYKNISFTVWDVGGQDKIRPLWKYYYQNTQGLIFVVDSNDRERIVEARDELHKLMNEDELRNAVLLIFANKQDLPNAMIAAEITDKLGLHSVRKRRWYIQSTCATSGEGLYEGLEWLSSNAANVA comes from the exons ATGGGTGTTACGTTCACGAAGCTTTTCAGCCAGCTTTTTGCCAAGAAGAATATACGTATTCTGATGGTTGGTCTCGATGCCGCTGGTAAGACTACAATATTGTACAAGCTCAGGCTCGGAGAGATCGTCTCAACTATTCCTACCATCG GTTTTAATGTGGAGAACGTGGAATACAAGAACATCAGCTTCACTGTTTGGGATGTCGGAGGTCAGGACAAG ATCCGTCCATTGTGGAAGTACTACTACCAAAACACACAAGGGTTAATATTTGTGGTGGATAGCAACGACAGAGAACGAATTGTAGAAGCTCGTGATGAGCTGCACAAGCTGATGAATGAG GATGAGTTGCGAAATGCTGTGTTGCTCATATTCGCTAACAAACAGGATCTTCCTAATGCAATGATTGCTGCTGAGATCACTGACAAGCTTGGTCTTCACTCAGTCCGTAAACGCCGCTG GTACATCCAGAGCACATGTGCAACCTCTGGAGAAGGTCTTTATGAGGGTCTAGAGTGGCTTTCCAGCAATGCTGCTAACGTG GCTTGA